One Setaria viridis chromosome 5, Setaria_viridis_v4.0, whole genome shotgun sequence genomic region harbors:
- the LOC117857126 gene encoding laccase-4 has product MAMAISSALRPCSLLVAALMLLASIVEVQGITRYYDFNVTMANVTRLCSSKSIVTVNGQFPGPELVAREGDRVVVRVTNHAQHNISLHWHGIRQLRTGWADGPAYITQCPIQTGQSYVYNFTVVGQRGTLWWHAHISWLRATVYGPIVILPKLGVPYPFPAPYKEVPVIFGEWWQADTEVVIKQALQTGGGPNVSDAHTINGLPGPLYNCSAKDTYKLKVKPGKTYMLRLINAALNDELFFSIANHSLTVVEVDAVYVKPFTVDTLLIAPGQTTNVLLTAKPFYPGANYYMSAAPYSTTRPGTFDNTTVAGILEYEYPDAPSSAPSFNKALPLYKPTLPGFNDTDFVGNFTAKLRSLATAQYPAAVPKTVDKKFFFTVGLGTHPCPANTTCQGPTNTTQFAASVNNVSFALPTRALLHSHFTGLSSGVYSSDFPVAPLTPFNYTGTPPNNTNVANGTKLMVIPYGTNVELVMQGTSILGIESHPLHLHGFNFFVVGQGYGNYDPVNDPAKFNLVDPVERNTVGVPAGGWVAIRFLADNPGVWFMHCHLEVHTTWGLRMAWLVLDGSLPHQKLLPPPSDLPKC; this is encoded by the exons ATGGCGATGGCGATCTCCTCCGCTCTTCGTCCGTGCTCCCTCCTCGTGGCGGCCCTGATGCTCCTCGCCTCCATCGTCGAAGTGCAAGGCATCACGAGATACTACGACTTCAAT GTGACAATGGCGAACGTGACGCGGCTGTGCTCCAGCAAGAGCATCGTCACGGTGAACGGGCAGTTCCCCGGCCCCGAGCTCGTCGCCAGGGAAGGCGACCGCGTCGTCGTCCGCGTCACCAACCACGCACAGCACAACATCTCGCTGCACTG GCACGGCATCCGGCAGCTGCGGACGGGGTGGGCGGACGGGCCGGCGTACATCACGCAGTGCCCGATCCAGACGGGGCAGAGCTACGTGTACAACTTCACCGTCGTCGGGCAGCGCGGCACCCTGTGGTGGCACGCGCACATCTCCTGGCTCCGCGCCACCGTCTACGGGCCCATCGTCATCCTCCCCAAGCTCGGCGTGCCCTACCCGTTCCCGGCGCCCTACAAGGAGGTCCCCGTCATCTTCG GTGAGTGGTGGCAGGCGGACACGGAGGTGGTGATCAAGCAGGCGCTTCAGACCGGCGGTGGACCGAATGTCTCTGACGCCCACACCATCAACGGCCTCCCAGGACCGCTCTACAACTGCTCTGCCAAAG ACACGTACAAGCTGAAGGTGAAGCCCGGGAAGACGTACATGCTCCGCCTCATCAACGCCGCGCTCAACGACGAgctcttcttctccatcgcCAACCACTCGCTCACCGTCGTCGAGGTCGACGCCGTCTACGTCAAGCCCTTCACTGTCGACACCCTGCTCATCGCCCCGGGGCAGACCACCAACGTGCTCCTCACCGCCAAGCCCTTCTACCCCGGCGCCAACTACTACATGTCCGCCGCGCCCTACTCCACCACCAGGCCGGGCACCTTCGACAacaccaccgtcgccggcatCCTCGAGTACGAGTACCCCGACGCCCCTTCCTCCGCGCCGAGCTTCAACAAGGCTCTGCCGCTCTACAAGCCGACGCTGCCGGGGTTCAACGACACCGACTTCGTCGGCAACTTCACGGCAAAGCTCCGGAGCCTCGCGACCGCGCAGTACCCGGCGGCCGTGCCGAAGACGGTGGACAAGAAGTTCTTCTTCACCGTCGGGCTCGGCACGCACCCGTGCCCCGCCAACACGACGTGCCAGGGCCCCACGAACACGACGCAGTTCGCGGCGTCCGTGAACAACGTCTCCTTCGCGCTCCCGACCAGGGCGCTGCTGCACTCGCACTTCACCGGCCTGTCCAGCGGCGTCTACTCGTCGGACTTCCCCGTCGCGCCCCTGACGCCGTTCAACTACACGGGGACGCCGCCCAACAACACCAACGTGGCCAACGGGACCAAGCTGATGGTGATCCCGTACGGCACCAACGTGGAGCTGGTGATGCAGGGCACCAGCATCCTCGGCATCGAGAGCCACCCGCTGCACCTCCACGGCTtcaacttcttcgtcgtcggTCAAGGGTACGGCAACTACGACCCCGTCAACGACCCGGCCAAGTTCAACCTCGTCGACCCCGTCGAGCGGAACACCGTCGGCGTGCCGGCCGGCGGCTGGGTGGCCATCCGCTTCCTCGCTGACAACCCCG GTGTCTGGTTCATGCACTGCCATTTGGAGGTGCACACGACGTGGGGCCTGAGGATGGCATGGCTGGTGCTCGACGGCAGCCTCCCGCACCAGAAGCTGCTCCCGCCACCGTCCGATCTGCCCAAATGCTGA